Below is a window of Deltaproteobacteria bacterium DNA.
TATTGTCTCCTCATCCCTGCTATTTCCAAGGCTTTCTGTTCGGCCGGACCCTTGAAAACTGCCTTATCGCTTTTTACGTTAATCGGGTTGACGGCAAACCTTATGAGTCCCCTGGATAATCCAAGGGTTGCCCCGGGCACTTTCAAGCGGTGTTGTTTACCGGACGCTGACATTGACGCAATCAAACCACAAAGGGTTGCTCAGGCTGCCATCCGGAGAACCGTCAATACCGAAATAGAATGTGTAGTCGCCCGCAGGAATGGCCATGTTTAAGACCTCAATGGATGGCACCTGAAACAGACCTGATTGAAGGCAAGGGATTATTCCTTGCTTCCATCCCGTTGGATACACATATGAATACCAGTCGCCGCTCATATCCATGGACGTGTTATAAGCCACCCACCAATCGGCGTTCATGCCGGTGTAACCGCCCGGGTCAAGGCTGACAGTAATTGAAACAGCATCATCTGAGTTTACACTTACCGGGCCATCGGAATTGTTGGCCCTGATATCCGGGTTAACTGAAGCCGGTGGGCCACCGGCCGGCTTGATGATCAGCAGGCGAGGGCCGGATACGGCCGGTATCGTCAGTAGTCCGTCGGCATCCGCGGTTACTGTTGTGCCGGCTCTGATTCACTGTCCAGCCAGTAATGATACGTTCCCCCTGGAGTGACTTCGAAGGCCTGTAACCGTCTGAGAGTCACGTCTGCTGTTCCGCTCCCCGTCAATTGAACCCTGTACTGACCGGTCTGATCGATAATACTGTCCGGGTCCCAGCCGAATTCATAGAGGTTGTTGATGCCGCCGGAGGCATATCCATTCGAGACCCATGGGCTTACCGTCTGATCGGTTCCGATGCCGTAGCCGCTTCGGTTGGTAAACGCCAGAAAACTCTGGTTGAGCCTGAAGTTCCACATCCAGTTCATCTGTACAAAGGCGACACCAGAATGTCCCCCGCTGTGTCGATAGTAGTAGAATCCCCGCTTCTGACTGTCCAACAGCGGACGCATGAGATCGCCGCCGGAGGCTGCTGGTACTGTTTCATCCTCAGTCCCGGCCGTGATATTGATGAAAGGTATCTCAAAAGCCGAATCGTGGTAGTTGCTCAGCCACCAGACCAGATTTGAATAGTCCCGGGCTGGGTAAGCGGCGCCGATTCCGTCCAATATGGTTATGCCTTCGCTGGGTCCTCCCACGATGTCATTGACAAATTGATTCTCAAAAGGCCCTACCGGCGGCGTAAACCGGGCAAACCCCGAATGGGCATGGATGGCCGCGAATACATCGGGATTTCGGATACCTAATTGCCAGGCACCTGTTCCGCCGATGCTGTGGCCGAAAAGGTATACCCGGTTGGGGTCGATGCCCGCGCCGAACTGGCTATTGATCAAAGAGCCTCCGATAACCTCTCTGACGATCTCCATTACAGCTTCGTGAGCCCACATGCGGCATACGCCCCCCCAGTGCGTGCCGAACCACCAGTTAGTCTCATTTTCCGTGGAGGTCTTGAACTGGAAATAAAGCATGACAAATTCGTATTGGGCGGGAATGTAGCTGGCCAAATCCTCCATGCGGGCGAAATCGCCTCCCCACTCATGGACCTGCACCAAAAGAGGCATCTTCTGTCCGGTAGACCCGTAAATACTCAGTCTAAAGGCCAGGCTGGTGGAAGCGCCTTGATGCCCTGTTATGGTGCGATCCTCTTCATAGGTTTCAACTGGACTTCGGATTGAGCTGGCATAGACATAACGGTTGAAGATTTCGGCGGCGGAAGCCGTGCTAAAGGGTAAAAGCACAAGTATTGTTATCCAGAATAGAACACCTGAGAAGCGTTTCATGATAACCCCCTTATAAACTGGTGCCAAAAACCATTGCCCAAATAGGGACAATGAAATCCCCATCAGCGAAGCTTCGCCTCAATCCGACGAGGCTGCAGGATGATTGGTGCTGGTCAAAGAATTGCTGTTTAGAATAAAGATGGAGGTAAAAAAGCTGTTGCTTCCGAATATTTATAATACTCTAAAGACACAAAACCCCACCTCAATATTGTCAGAAGTGGGGTTTAGTTATTACTTAGGCTTTCCACATCAAGCCTCTTTTGATGGTTGGCTGGGACCTTTTGCTCAAAGAGTATCACAGTCTCCTTTCAGGGGGCAAGCATTTTTTGACATGAGAATCATCTCTTCAGTGGGAACATCTCGCGGATCATGTTCCCGGTAATCCCCTCATCACCGCGGCATCAGCGCGAACACGCCCCAGCCAAGGTATTCACGGGTGTAAGCGGCGTAGCGCTCGGGTTCCGAGGTCAGTTCGGCGCGAACATCTTTCGCGAACTCGTCCTCGGGATTGGCTTCAAGCCATCGGCGCATGGTGAGCCACTTGGCCGCCTCGTATCTGTCCCAGCTGTCCTGGTCTGCCAAAACCATTTCCACGACGTCGTAGCCGAGGCGGCCGAAAGACGCGAGAAGTTCCGGAAGCAGGAGAAAGTCGGAGATTGAGCCGGCAAGACACCCCCTGGCAGCATCTTCCGTCGGCGGTAACTGCCGCCAGTAGGGTTCGCCGATGAGGATGATCCCTCCGGGGCGGAGGCTCTGCGCCAGAAGCTCGATGGTGCCGGCGACTCCCCCACCGATCCACGTGGCACCGAGACAGGCTGCCACACCGACCTTCTCGTCAGAGACGAAGCCGACAGCATCGCCATGGATGAACTTGACTTGATCGGCGACACCGAGTTTCTCAGCGCGGAGCTTCGCTTGCTCGGTGAACAATTGGCTCATGTCGATGCCGATACCGATGACTCTGTAATCGCGTGCCCAGGTGCACAGCATCTCCCCCGAACCGCTGCCGAGGTCGAGCACTCGGGTTCCCGTTTCCAGACGTAGCGCCGCGCCGAGAGTGGCGAGCTTTTCGGGTGTGAACGGGTTATGGATGCGGTGCGCACTTTCGGTGATGTTGAAGATCCGTGGAATATCCAATGCAGAAAATCTCCTTACAGGTGTGAATAGATTCGGTCACTGTCTGACGTCCGGGCTGACAGGTGAGCGGGCGCACTTTCCCGCGCAACCTTGTCCAGCCCGATGTCAGGTCTCTTTTCCGATACAATATTTAACGATGCTTTCCGCATGAATCGCTGTTGTATTCAGGAAAGCAATACCAAACTCATCTTTAGTGAGTATTAAGGGCAACTCGGTACAACCAAGTATCAGCGCATCAATCAAATGCTTATCAACCAATCTCTTTACGATGGATAACAACTCTTCCCTGGTTGAATCTTTTATGATTCCA
It encodes the following:
- a CDS encoding class I SAM-dependent methyltransferase codes for the protein MDIPRIFNITESAHRIHNPFTPEKLATLGAALRLETGTRVLDLGSGSGEMLCTWARDYRVIGIGIDMSQLFTEQAKLRAEKLGVADQVKFIHGDAVGFVSDEKVGVAACLGATWIGGGVAGTIELLAQSLRPGGIILIGEPYWRQLPPTEDAARGCLAGSISDFLLLPELLASFGRLGYDVVEMVLADQDSWDRYEAAKWLTMRRWLEANPEDEFAKDVRAELTSEPERYAAYTREYLGWGVFALMPR